The Candidatus Hydrogenedentota bacterium genomic interval GGTGCGCCACGAGATCGTCGTGCCCCAGCGGCCCGGGAAACACGGCGTCCACGCCGAGCTGCGCCGCCTGCGCCCGCGCCGCCTCCCGCTCCGGCCCGTCCCCCGCGACCACCACCCGCGCGCGGATGGCCTTCGCCGCCTCCAGCAGCACGGGCAGGCCCTTGTAGTACCGGTGCCTGCCCGAGAACAGCACAAAGTCGCCGCCGTGTTCCGCGCGCAGCGCCGCCACCCGCGCCGGGTCCGGCGCGTCAAACTCCTCCGGCAGGATGCCCAGCGGCACCACCCGGCACCGCTCCGGAATCTCCCGAAGGACCGGCGACGTCTCCAGATACCGCTGCGACGTCGGAAGCACCACCGCCGCCCGCCGCAGAAACCGCATCAGCGCGGGGCGGTAAAAGCGCATCGCCGACGCCTGCCGCACCACGTCGCTGTGGTACCGCGCCACGATGACCCCGCGCGGCGGCGCGATGAGGCACGACAGCTCCGCCGTCGGGTTCGGCACATGCACCACCACCACGTCCGCGCCGCTTTGGCGGATGCGCCAGGGGAAACTGGGCGCCGCCGGCGCGCCCTGCACCCGGCCCCACTCCCCCGCCTCCGTCACCCGCGTGCCGTCGCGGTCCACCATCCGCGAGCGCGGCCCCCCGCTGCACGTCAGCGCCTCCACCTCCGCCCACGCGCGCTGAAAACGGCACATGAGCGCCATGTGCCGTTCAATGCCCCCGCGCACCGGCGGGTCGAAATCCTTGTAGACGTGGAGAATCTTCACCTGTTCCGTCCGGCCCGCAGCCCCGCGCGGGCCGGACCAGTGTCGCAGAACCGCCCCCGCCATGGCAAGACGCCCATGGACCGCATGGACGAGATGGACGATGTGGACAGAACGGCCCGGAGCGCGCGTTCCTAGGGGAAACTGTTTACAATCTGGGAAATGGGGGTATAATGGCGGGATGCAGGCCGGGCAGGGGACGCGGCGCGTCTCCAGCCGGGCAGAACATGGGAGAATGCCCGATGAACCAGGAAACGCGTCTCCGCAGTTTCCGGGGACGGTTCTCCGTCCTCACGGCGGGGGCGGCCTGTCTGGCCGCCGCGCTGCTGACCGGGTGCCCGACGGGCACCGCCTACGGCCCCCTGAGCAACTCGGACCTCCGCCTGTTCCAGA includes:
- a CDS encoding glycosyltransferase, encoding MKILHVYKDFDPPVRGGIERHMALMCRFQRAWAEVEALTCSGGPRSRMVDRDGTRVTEAGEWGRVQGAPAAPSFPWRIRQSGADVVVVHVPNPTAELSCLIAPPRGVIVARYHSDVVRQASAMRFYRPALMRFLRRAAVVLPTSQRYLETSPVLREIPERCRVVPLGILPEEFDAPDPARVAALRAEHGGDFVLFSGRHRYYKGLPVLLEAAKAIRARVVVAGDGPEREAARAQAAQLGVDAVFPGPLGHDDLVAHLHACAVFAFPSVERSEAFGISILEAHACGRPVVATKLGTGVEYANLDGETGVNVPPRDPAALAEAVNALLADPARREALGAFARERVRREFDARNVARAEYEEYLRALESTRT